The following proteins are co-located in the Candidatus Dadabacteria bacterium genome:
- the purU gene encoding formyltetrahydrofolate deformylase gives MPEKSEQAILLTHSLDRPGLLRAIIDFISRYGGNIHEMQHCMDMDDMVTFVRVKWEMEKFSIPKEEFSERFQEEVASEFDIKFDIFFTGKRLRMAVFVSKLPHCLSDIIYRLRVREWNVEVPLIISNHLNLKPVADRYGMDFYVFNDVENNKEGVEASQLELLKDYKVDFIVLARYMQILSEDFVSHYRNRIINIHHSFLPAFPGARPYHNAYKRGVKIVGATSHYVTEDLDSGPIIEQDVIRVNYNDSIDDLVRKGEDLEKQVLSKAIWSHINREILIYKNRTIMFNK, from the coding sequence ATGCCAGAAAAATCTGAACAAGCAATACTGCTTACGCATTCTCTTGACCGTCCGGGTCTTCTCCGCGCAATAATCGACTTCATATCCAGGTATGGCGGTAACATACATGAAATGCAGCACTGCATGGACATGGATGACATGGTCACCTTTGTTCGTGTAAAGTGGGAAATGGAGAAATTTTCCATTCCCAAAGAGGAATTCTCCGAACGTTTCCAAGAGGAAGTAGCTTCTGAATTCGATATAAAATTCGACATATTCTTCACCGGGAAAAGGCTGCGCATGGCAGTTTTCGTCTCAAAACTCCCACATTGTCTCTCCGATATCATATACAGGCTAAGGGTCAGGGAGTGGAATGTGGAAGTTCCCCTCATTATAAGCAATCATCTTAACCTCAAGCCTGTTGCCGACCGCTACGGCATGGATTTTTATGTGTTCAACGATGTGGAAAATAACAAAGAGGGAGTGGAAGCCAGTCAGCTTGAGCTTCTCAAGGACTATAAAGTGGATTTCATAGTGCTTGCCAGGTACATGCAGATACTTAGCGAGGATTTTGTCTCACACTACAGAAACAGGATAATCAACATTCACCATTCCTTCCTTCCCGCCTTTCCAGGAGCACGTCCCTATCACAACGCCTACAAAAGAGGTGTCAAGATCGTTGGGGCAACGAGTCATTACGTAACCGAGGATTTGGATTCCGGACCCATAATAGAGCAGGATGTAATACGGGTAAACTACAACGATTCCATAGACGACCTAGTGAGAAAGGGAGAGGATCTGGAGAAACAGGTTCTTTCAAAAGCAATCTGGTCTCACATCAACAGAGAAATTCTGATATACAAAAACAGAACAATAATGTTCAATAAATGA
- a CDS encoding class I SAM-dependent DNA methyltransferase: MRLSWNEIRSRAAEFSRQWADAAYEKGETQSFYNDFFEIFGVKRRSVAHYEKRVKKLDNKSGFIDLFWPGKLLVEQKSSGNNLADAYEQAEDYFDALPEGERPRYILVSDFQNFELHDLDEREKIAFTLNDLSAHVEKFGFITGVERKTFRDQDPANIKAAELVGRLHDALDEAGYRGHDLERFLVRIVFCLFADDTGIFEPRDIFLDFIETHTREDGSYLGAKITQLFQVLDTPVDKRSLALDEDLANFPYVNGDLFCEPLSIPSFNKTMHERLLESCYFDWSNISPAIFGALFQSVMEPEERRIQGAHYTTEKNILKVIEPLFIDDLRKEFEEIKRKRRERRKRLEEFQKKLGSLTFFDPACGCGNFLIIAYREIRLLEIEVIRELRTREIHTKEIRSIRQGEFYMQRLSLVNVSQFYGIELGEFPARIAETALWMMDHIMNNQLSLEFGETYTRIPLKTSPNIRYGDALEVDWVEILPPERCDYVFGNPPFVGSKFQTTDQRAQIRKIANLGKSGGSLDYVAAWFIRAGEYVQETPARIGFVATNSITQGEQVGQLWPLLFGRFKLEISFAHRTFAWGSDARGKAHVHVVIIGLDRRGMAKSEKYLFSYPDISGEPEETRHKALSPYLFDCGELDDTNLVVREESRPINGLSKLIIGSKPIDGGHYIFTTEEREQFLEEEPEALSLLRPFIGAREFLRGGKRWILALHDASPSLLARMPKVKKRIAAVRDYRKASKSSPTQKLGKTPTLYHVNVLPEAPFLVIPEVSSERREYIPIGWLEPPVVPSNLVRVLENASLVDFALLTSAMHMAWLRHVGGRLKSDYRYSIGLVYNTFSVPPGFMDKKTSWGKLESLAQAILDARATYPDTTLADLYDPDLMPPNLRRAHQALDLAVDRLYRRSGFASERERIEHLFMLYEKIRIPLKTDKAYLKG; encoded by the coding sequence ATGCGCTTATCTTGGAATGAAATCCGAAGTCGCGCAGCCGAGTTTTCTCGCCAATGGGCGGACGCTGCTTACGAAAAAGGAGAAACGCAAAGTTTCTATAACGATTTTTTTGAAATATTCGGAGTTAAACGCCGTTCCGTCGCCCACTACGAAAAACGTGTAAAAAAATTAGATAACAAGTCAGGTTTCATAGACCTGTTCTGGCCGGGGAAGCTGCTGGTTGAACAAAAAAGTTCTGGCAATAATCTAGCCGACGCCTATGAGCAGGCTGAGGATTATTTTGATGCTCTGCCCGAGGGAGAACGTCCACGTTATATTCTGGTCAGCGACTTCCAGAATTTCGAGCTCCATGACCTTGATGAAAGAGAAAAGATTGCCTTTACGCTGAATGACCTGTCTGCGCATGTCGAGAAATTCGGATTCATAACCGGCGTGGAGCGGAAAACCTTCCGCGATCAGGATCCGGCAAACATAAAGGCGGCAGAACTTGTCGGACGATTGCACGACGCTCTTGACGAGGCAGGCTACCGCGGTCACGATCTGGAACGCTTCCTGGTACGGATCGTTTTCTGCCTTTTTGCTGATGACACGGGCATTTTCGAACCGCGCGATATCTTCCTTGATTTCATCGAGACGCATACAAGGGAAGACGGTTCCTATCTCGGAGCTAAGATCACCCAGCTTTTCCAGGTTCTGGATACACCGGTTGACAAGCGCTCCTTGGCTCTTGACGAAGACCTTGCCAACTTTCCTTACGTAAACGGCGACCTTTTCTGCGAACCTCTGAGTATTCCCTCTTTTAACAAAACAATGCACGAGCGCCTCCTTGAATCCTGTTACTTCGACTGGTCGAACATATCTCCGGCGATTTTCGGGGCACTCTTCCAGTCTGTCATGGAACCAGAAGAACGTCGCATTCAAGGTGCCCATTATACAACCGAGAAAAACATCCTCAAGGTAATTGAACCACTGTTTATTGATGATTTACGCAAGGAGTTTGAAGAGATCAAGAGAAAAAGAAGAGAGCGCAGAAAGCGGCTTGAGGAGTTTCAGAAAAAACTCGGCAGTCTTACGTTCTTCGACCCAGCCTGTGGTTGCGGGAACTTCCTGATAATCGCTTACAGAGAAATCCGTCTGCTTGAAATAGAAGTAATCCGTGAACTGCGCACACGGGAAATCCACACAAAGGAAATCAGATCAATACGACAGGGAGAGTTCTACATGCAAAGACTCTCCCTGGTGAACGTGAGCCAGTTCTACGGCATTGAACTCGGTGAATTCCCAGCAAGGATCGCTGAAACCGCTCTTTGGATGATGGATCATATTATGAATAACCAATTGAGTTTGGAATTCGGGGAGACTTACACACGTATTCCGCTTAAGACATCACCCAACATCCGATATGGAGATGCTTTGGAAGTTGACTGGGTTGAGATTTTACCGCCGGAACGTTGCGACTATGTGTTCGGCAATCCACCGTTTGTGGGCTCGAAATTTCAGACAACTGATCAGCGTGCACAAATCCGCAAAATAGCAAATCTGGGTAAAAGCGGCGGCAGCCTAGATTATGTTGCCGCCTGGTTCATCAGGGCTGGAGAATATGTTCAGGAGACTCCAGCGCGAATAGGGTTCGTGGCAACGAACTCTATTACTCAGGGCGAGCAGGTGGGACAGCTATGGCCGCTACTGTTTGGCCGCTTTAAGCTCGAAATCAGTTTTGCTCACCGCACTTTCGCCTGGGGTTCTGACGCTCGTGGCAAAGCACATGTCCATGTGGTAATTATTGGGCTGGACAGACGAGGAATGGCAAAATCGGAAAAATACCTGTTCAGCTATCCCGACATTAGTGGTGAACCGGAGGAAACTCGACACAAAGCACTGTCACCCTATCTTTTTGATTGCGGCGAATTAGACGATACCAATCTCGTAGTGAGAGAAGAAAGCCGACCGATCAACGGGCTGTCAAAACTGATCATCGGGTCAAAGCCGATAGACGGCGGCCATTACATTTTTACGACCGAGGAACGAGAACAATTCCTTGAAGAAGAACCGGAAGCCTTATCTTTACTACGCCCTTTTATAGGTGCCCGGGAATTTTTGCGGGGCGGCAAGCGCTGGATTCTCGCTTTGCATGACGCATCACCGTCTTTGTTAGCAAGGATGCCAAAGGTAAAGAAACGAATTGCCGCTGTTCGTGATTATCGCAAAGCCAGCAAAAGCAGTCCGACTCAAAAATTAGGGAAAACTCCCACACTCTACCATGTAAACGTACTTCCTGAAGCCCCATTCTTGGTCATTCCCGAAGTCAGTTCAGAAAGACGGGAATACATTCCAATTGGCTGGCTTGAACCGCCAGTCGTTCCAAGCAACCTCGTTCGCGTTCTGGAAAACGCCTCTCTCGTCGATTTTGCGCTTCTTACTTCGGCCATGCATATGGCTTGGCTGCGACATGTCGGCGGACGATTGAAAAGCGATTATCGCTATTCTATCGGTCTTGTTTATAATACATTTTCTGTACCACCCGGATTTATGGACAAGAAGACAAGCTGGGGGAAATTGGAATCACTCGCTCAAGCCATACTCGATGCCCGTGCTACCTACCCAGACACAACACTTGCTGATCTATATGATCCCGACTTGATGCCGCCCAACCTCCGCCGCGCACACCAAGCCCTTGATCTTGCTGTGGACCGGCTCTACCGCCGCTCCGGTTTCGCTTCCGAGCGCGAGCGTATAGAGCACTTGTTCATGCTTTATGAGAAAATACGGATCCCTTTAAAAACCGACAAAGCCTACTTAAAGGGCTAA
- a CDS encoding SDR family oxidoreductase: MDLGIKGKVALVAASSKGIGKAIAFALADEGVNLSIFSRSEEEIERTASEIRTRFPLDVLASAADVTNTEQIDRVIEETVKTLGGIDILINNAGGPPFGFFEDFESPDWQNALELNLLSGIYLAKKVVPLMKKRSWGRIVNITSIAVKQPIDGLILSNTSRAGLIGFSKTLSNELAKDNILVNNICPGRIYTDRIKALAEKRAAQSGIEYEEAIEEMEKDIPLRRIGSPEELAALACFLASEKASYMTGTTIQVDGGLLKGLF; encoded by the coding sequence ATGGACCTCGGCATAAAGGGAAAAGTCGCCTTGGTGGCGGCGTCCAGCAAGGGAATTGGAAAAGCAATAGCTTTTGCTCTTGCAGATGAAGGTGTAAATCTCTCCATATTCTCGCGTTCAGAAGAAGAAATAGAGCGCACGGCTTCCGAAATAAGAACCCGCTTTCCGCTTGATGTTCTTGCCTCTGCGGCCGATGTAACAAATACAGAACAGATTGACCGTGTAATAGAAGAAACGGTAAAAACACTTGGCGGAATTGACATTCTGATAAACAACGCCGGAGGGCCCCCTTTCGGCTTTTTCGAAGATTTTGAATCACCTGACTGGCAAAACGCCTTGGAACTTAACCTTCTAAGCGGCATTTACCTGGCGAAGAAAGTAGTTCCTCTGATGAAGAAGAGAAGCTGGGGAAGAATAGTCAACATAACCTCAATAGCTGTTAAGCAGCCGATAGACGGGCTGATACTCTCAAACACTTCCCGTGCCGGGCTCATAGGCTTCTCAAAGACTCTTTCAAACGAACTGGCAAAAGACAATATACTGGTGAACAACATCTGTCCCGGAAGGATCTACACGGACAGGATAAAGGCACTTGCGGAAAAACGGGCCGCGCAGTCGGGCATTGAATACGAAGAAGCCATAGAAGAAATGGAAAAAGACATTCCCCTAAGGAGAATAGGATCTCCAGAAGAACTGGCCGCCCTAGCCTGCTTTCTTGCTTCAGAAAAAGCAAGCTACATGACCGGAACAACTATCCAAGTAGACGGAGGACTCCTCAAAGGACTATTTTGA
- a CDS encoding zinc ribbon domain-containing protein: protein MPIYEYQCRKCEGVFEILQGFNDKPVRKCEKCGGRLKRLISVSAFHLKGSGWYETDYGKKKISEPKQLKDHDIGEDAPAASSQSPVLPTEQAAVSGSSQTYDSIKSDTKKAKSKQKKK from the coding sequence ATGCCTATTTACGAATATCAATGCAGAAAGTGTGAAGGCGTCTTCGAGATACTGCAGGGCTTTAATGACAAACCTGTAAGAAAGTGCGAAAAATGCGGAGGAAGACTTAAGAGACTCATCTCTGTTTCCGCTTTTCATCTGAAAGGCTCGGGTTGGTATGAAACCGACTACGGGAAGAAAAAAATATCTGAGCCCAAGCAGCTAAAAGATCACGATATCGGAGAAGATGCCCCTGCCGCTTCTTCCCAGAGTCCCGTTCTTCCAACGGAACAAGCTGCTGTTTCAGGTTCCAGTCAGACATATGACTCTATAAAGTCCGATACGAAAAAAGCGAAGTCAAAGCAGAAGAAAAAATAG
- a CDS encoding lactate utilization protein, with product MEREIPWGKWNRTKMIFKESKALILQNLLHPAGTMEKGERETTKNGFLNPQLSIDQSKLQNDFIVNFEMVSGEVHLLEEKGSLIEKINELIQELGAQSVSFWDTKPLKSLEIASETDLATADIGITGADFAIADTGTLVLLSGPKQPRLTSLLPPVHIAILEKENIVLNIHALFAKLGESYEKNYDELCTCISFITGPSRTADIELNLTLGVHGPGRAIVIIV from the coding sequence ATGGAAAGAGAAATACCATGGGGAAAATGGAATAGGACTAAGATGATTTTTAAAGAATCCAAAGCACTTATACTACAAAACTTACTACATCCCGCGGGAACAATGGAGAAAGGGGAAAGGGAAACTACAAAGAATGGTTTTCTAAACCCTCAATTATCTATTGATCAAAGCAAGTTACAAAACGATTTTATAGTAAACTTTGAGATGGTATCCGGGGAAGTTCATCTTCTCGAAGAGAAAGGAAGCCTGATTGAGAAAATAAATGAACTTATCCAGGAGCTTGGTGCCCAGTCGGTTTCCTTTTGGGATACAAAACCCTTGAAATCACTTGAAATTGCCTCGGAAACTGATCTTGCAACCGCAGATATAGGAATAACTGGAGCTGATTTCGCCATTGCTGACACAGGAACCTTAGTTCTGCTGTCCGGTCCAAAGCAGCCTAGGCTTACTTCGCTTCTACCTCCCGTGCATATCGCGATACTTGAAAAAGAGAATATAGTTTTGAATATTCATGCTCTGTTTGCAAAGCTCGGGGAATCTTATGAAAAAAATTATGATGAATTGTGTACGTGTATTTCTTTTATAACTGGACCGAGTAGAACGGCTGATATAGAACTTAACCTTACACTGGGAGTTCATGGTCCAGGAAGAGCAATAGTTATAATTGTCTAA